In Thermosulfurimonas sp. F29, the sequence GGGCACCGGAGCAGTCACCCACCTTCCCGCGTCGAAGTCCCCGAAACGGGCCCCGGCGTCGAAAAGGAGGTTCCGATTCCCCGGAAGGTGAACCAGGACGGCATTGGCTTTACCCAGGTCGAGGACCAGGAGATAGAAGAGGGATTCTCGCACCCGGATTCCGAGAATCACCATCAGAAAAGCGAAGAGAAAGGCCGGGATCGCCTTCCCGCGCTTTCCCTTCACCGTCCAGAGGATTCCCGTTCCGAAAAGGATCAGAAAAAGCACGAAGAGGCCCACGGGAAAGGGAGGGCGCAGAGTAGGGGAGGGAAGGGGCAGGGTTAGGGAGAGCTCGAAGATGCGTCCCAGGATTTCGGCCAGCCCGGAGGCCGCCTCCCGGAAAAACGGTGCCAGGAGGGCCACCGTGATCTCCCCGGGAATGAGGATAAAACACCACAGGGGAGAAAACAGGAGGGTGTAGAGCGGGCCCAGGAGGGGGACCTCGCCGAAGGTGTAAAGGAGAAAGGGGAGGGTGAGGAGCCAGGCTCCCAGGGAGACGGCCAGGGCCCTGAGGGGGTAACGCATAAGGGGCCTTAAGGAGGCCAGAAAGGGGTCGCTCAGCCGGTAGGCCAGGAGCACCCCGCCCACCGCAAACACCGAGAGCCGGAAGGAGAGATCCAGAGCGTTTCCGGGGAAAGCGATGAGGAGGACGAGGACCGTTCCGGCCAGAAGGTCGGATCCGGTGGTCCGGCGGAAGAGAAGGCGGGCCAGGGTGTAGAGGGAGAGCATGGTGAGGGCCCGTACCGCTGAAGTCGGGAAGCCGGAGAGGGCCGCGTAAAGGACGGCCCCGAGGAGTCCGGCAAGCAGGGCCGGGATCTGGGCCGGAAGATCCGGTCGGGCAAAGAATCTGGGCCACAGGCGACGGACTATTCCGTAGAGCCCGGCGAAGAGGAGTCCCAGGTGAAAACCGGAGACCGCAAGGAAGTGATAAATTCCCCGGCGACGCACTTCGTCCCGCATCGGGGAAGGAAGAAGACCCTTTTCCCCCAGAACGAGGGCGGCCAGGAGGCCTCCGGCCGGAGGGGATAGCCCCCGGGCGAAGAAGAGAAGACGCTCCCGCGCCCTTGAGAGGAGGTCCGACCCTTCGCCGTAGCAAAGGACTTCCCGCGTTTTCGCATAGGCGCGAAAGGAAAGGCCCCGGGAAAGGAGACCGACTTCCGGTCCGGGGGAGAAGGGATTGAGATAGCCCCCGTGCCGAACTCGCACCCGGGCCCGAAGGTGCGCCCCTGGGAGGCATTCCGGAAGGAGATTACCGACGAAG encodes:
- a CDS encoding ComEC/Rec2 family competence protein; protein product: MEGAAGFWAGLLLALWHSPAWILIVGVFFGAVLRRAVMALALSAGFFYGTLYLGFLPSPPPQRVLLLEGRIEVVRPLEKGEALVVKSSYGRGEIFVGNLLPECLPGAHLRARVRVRHGGYLNPFSPGPEVGLLSRGLSFRAYAKTREVLCYGEGSDLLSRARERLLFFARGLSPPAGGLLAALVLGEKGLLPSPMRDEVRRRGIYHFLAVSGFHLGLLFAGLYGIVRRLWPRFFARPDLPAQIPALLAGLLGAVLYAALSGFPTSAVRALTMLSLYTLARLLFRRTTGSDLLAGTVLVLLIAFPGNALDLSFRLSVFAVGGVLLAYRLSDPFLASLRPLMRYPLRALAVSLGAWLLTLPFLLYTFGEVPLLGPLYTLLFSPLWCFILIPGEITVALLAPFFREAASGLAEILGRIFELSLTLPLPSPTLRPPFPVGLFVLFLILFGTGILWTVKGKRGKAIPAFLFAFLMVILGIRVRESLFYLLVLDLGKANAVLVHLPGNRNLLFDAGARFGDFDAGRWVTAPVPRKLGIKEIDLVVLSHPDLDHTGGLPALAEEFYLRHVLSGIFRRASWEKVGWMGDLEELSSPQALRIRGAEVFLLPGRPFPENENRESLVAYLEYRGLTIFFPGDIDRVRLRRLSGEGGLLPAEIFVLPHHGARNGLWPPAWTKIHPAVALAQARGIRHPHPVVRKWLAARGVPLYVTGERGALFVFLKDGGFLICSEEGLRGGLPKALLWPYIPYVTGRGCDEYTLHSLRNL